One segment of Rhodanobacter thiooxydans DNA contains the following:
- a CDS encoding arsenate reductase ArsC, with protein sequence MQGHYNVLFVCTGNSARSILAEATVHHFGRDRFHGYSAGSQPKGFIYPQTLDVLKAVDLPIDGLRSKSWAEFTTPDAPVMDFVITVCDQVAGEVCPAWPGAPITAHWSIPDPAKAQGDEATVYKAFVLARNLLQQRISLLLNLNVAALDRLALSSRLDAMGKVPSNDTAG encoded by the coding sequence ATGCAAGGTCACTACAACGTGTTGTTCGTTTGCACCGGCAATTCGGCGCGCAGCATTCTGGCCGAAGCGACGGTTCACCACTTTGGCCGCGATCGCTTTCATGGCTACAGCGCCGGAAGCCAGCCCAAAGGCTTCATCTACCCACAGACGCTGGACGTGCTCAAGGCTGTCGATCTCCCGATCGACGGGCTGCGCAGCAAGAGCTGGGCGGAGTTCACGACACCGGATGCCCCCGTGATGGATTTCGTAATCACCGTGTGTGACCAGGTAGCTGGCGAGGTTTGCCCCGCGTGGCCGGGTGCGCCCATCACCGCACACTGGAGCATCCCCGATCCGGCCAAGGCACAAGGCGATGAGGCCACCGTTTATAAAGCCTTCGTGCTGGCCAGAAATCTTCTCCAACAACGAATCAGCCTGTTGCTCAATCTGAACGTGGCGGCCCTGGATCGGCTCGCGCTATCAAGTCGGCTCGATGCGATGGGAAAAGTGCCCAGCAACGACACGGCCGGCTGA
- the arsB gene encoding ACR3 family arsenite efflux transporter codes for MNQLSAEVVDADLDTASGNRIGFFERYLTVWVLLCIVAGTVLGHWLPGTFETLGGMQVAQVNLPVAVLIWLMIIPMLLKIDFGALGGVRRQWKGIGVTLFINWAVKPFSMALLGWIFIRHVFAGYLPAAQLDSYIAGLILLAAAPCTAMVFVWSNLCHGEPNFTLSQVALNDTIMVVAFAPIVALLLGISSITVPWNTLLLSVLLYIVVPVAISVVLRRWVLSQGGEPQLQKLLHRLGPVSLFALLATLVLLFGFQGQQILAQPAVIAMLAVPILIQVYFNSGLAYVLNRRFGVPHCVAGPSALIGASNFFELAVATAVGLFGVHSGAALATVVGVLIEVPVMLSVVRIVNGSKRWYEAPQT; via the coding sequence ATGAACCAGCTGTCTGCTGAAGTGGTCGACGCCGATCTGGATACGGCCAGTGGCAATCGCATCGGCTTCTTCGAGCGTTACCTCACGGTCTGGGTCTTGCTGTGCATCGTGGCGGGCACGGTCCTGGGGCATTGGCTGCCGGGCACCTTTGAAACCTTGGGAGGCATGCAGGTCGCCCAGGTCAATCTGCCGGTGGCGGTCCTCATCTGGCTGATGATCATCCCGATGTTGCTGAAGATCGACTTCGGCGCGCTCGGTGGCGTGCGCCGCCAGTGGAAAGGCATCGGTGTCACACTCTTCATCAACTGGGCCGTCAAACCGTTCTCGATGGCGCTGCTGGGATGGATTTTCATCCGCCACGTCTTCGCCGGCTACCTTCCTGCCGCTCAGCTCGACTCCTACATTGCCGGGCTGATCCTGCTGGCCGCTGCACCATGCACGGCGATGGTGTTCGTCTGGAGCAACCTTTGCCACGGCGAGCCGAACTTCACGCTGAGCCAGGTCGCCTTGAACGACACCATCATGGTGGTGGCGTTCGCGCCCATCGTGGCGCTGCTGCTGGGCATATCTTCAATCACGGTGCCATGGAACACGCTGCTGTTGTCGGTGCTGCTCTACATCGTGGTGCCGGTGGCCATCAGCGTGGTGCTGCGCCGCTGGGTGCTTTCACAAGGCGGCGAGCCGCAGCTACAGAAACTGCTTCATCGCCTGGGACCGGTATCCCTGTTCGCACTGCTGGCGACCCTCGTGCTGCTGTTCGGTTTCCAGGGCCAACAGATCCTCGCCCAGCCGGCGGTGATCGCGATGCTGGCCGTGCCGATCCTGATCCAGGTGTATTTCAACTCCGGACTGGCCTATGTGCTCAACCGTCGGTTCGGCGTGCCCCATTGCGTGGCTGGCCCCTCGGCGCTGATCGGTGCCAGCAACTTCTTCGAGCTGGCCGTCGCCACTGCGGTGGGTCTGTTCGGTGTGCACTCCGGCGCCGCGCTGGCCACCGTGGTCGGCGTATTGATCGAAGTACCGGTGATGTTGTCGGTAGTTCGGATCGTCAACGGCAGTAAGCGCTGGTACGAAGCGCCACAGACTTGA
- a CDS encoding arsenate reductase ArsC: MHPCRVLFICTGNSARSILSEATLNHLGKGRFEAFSAGSQPTGRVNPYAIEELKALGIPTEGLSSKSWDRFTGEGAPPLDIVITVCDNAANETCPVLFGDFVKAHWGQPDPAAAQGAGAAIEAFRLAHTLVLYRVTALVNLPVETMSRDELKQALDHIGTLTDAEEEHA, translated from the coding sequence ATGCATCCGTGTCGCGTTTTATTCATCTGCACGGGCAATTCCGCCCGCAGCATCCTGTCCGAAGCGACCCTCAATCATCTGGGCAAAGGCCGCTTTGAAGCCTTCAGCGCCGGCAGTCAGCCGACGGGCCGCGTCAATCCCTATGCGATCGAAGAGCTCAAGGCTCTTGGTATTCCCACCGAAGGTCTCAGCAGCAAGTCCTGGGATCGCTTTACGGGGGAAGGTGCGCCGCCGCTGGATATCGTGATCACCGTCTGCGACAACGCCGCGAATGAGACGTGCCCGGTGCTGTTCGGCGATTTCGTGAAGGCCCATTGGGGTCAGCCCGATCCGGCGGCCGCCCAAGGTGCCGGTGCTGCGATCGAGGCCTTCCGGCTAGCCCATACGCTCGTGCTTTATCGAGTCACCGCGTTGGTGAACCTGCCGGTGGAAACGATGAGTCGGGACGAGTTGAAGCAGGCGCTGGATCACATCGGCACCCTCACCGACGCTGAAGAGGAACACGCATGA
- a CDS encoding thioredoxin family protein, translating into MKLELFYSPGCVRCAQARDGLKTTAFEIVADLDWRELNVLDELDYAVQLGVLTLPAVAIDGVLVFTSLPTKRQLCAALSKRCKAVN; encoded by the coding sequence ATGAAGCTTGAACTTTTCTACTCGCCCGGCTGCGTCCGCTGTGCCCAGGCGCGCGATGGCCTCAAGACCACTGCGTTTGAGATCGTCGCGGACTTGGATTGGCGAGAACTCAATGTTCTCGATGAACTGGACTACGCCGTGCAATTAGGTGTTCTGACGCTGCCTGCGGTGGCCATCGACGGCGTGCTGGTCTTCACTTCGTTACCCACCAAACGGCAACTCTGTGCAGCGCTTTCCAAACGCTGCAAGGCTGTGAACTGA
- a CDS encoding heavy metal-responsive transcriptional regulator, with protein MFTIGKLAGLASISTEALRYYEQEGLIVPDAKSDAGYRLYRPESVQRVGFIRQAQQCGFTLAEIRELLALRVEQAACCGDVRRLAIEKKLQIEGKIRVMKSMSKALDVLIHDCNQERHPVVECPILAALEKPNAAPVGG; from the coding sequence ATGTTCACGATCGGCAAACTGGCCGGCCTCGCCTCCATCAGTACCGAAGCCCTGCGCTATTACGAGCAGGAAGGACTGATCGTACCGGACGCGAAGAGCGACGCCGGCTATCGGCTCTACCGGCCGGAGTCAGTGCAACGCGTCGGCTTCATTAGGCAAGCGCAGCAGTGCGGTTTTACGCTGGCCGAAATTCGCGAGCTGCTGGCGTTGCGCGTCGAGCAGGCCGCGTGCTGTGGGGACGTACGTCGACTCGCCATCGAAAAAAAGTTGCAGATCGAAGGCAAGATTCGCGTCATGAAATCGATGTCGAAAGCACTCGACGTACTGATCCATGATTGCAACCAGGAACGTCATCCCGTCGTCGAGTGCCCGATCCTCGCGGCGTTGGAAAAACCCAACGCTGCGCCGGTTGGCGGATGA
- a CDS encoding thioredoxin family protein, with the protein MNTKRKVEVFSAGCAVCDEAVALVERVACSSCEVTVHDMKDINAAKRAKTLGIRSVPAVVIDGKLAACCEGRGIDEAILRVAGLGRSA; encoded by the coding sequence ATGAACACGAAACGCAAAGTGGAAGTATTCAGTGCCGGCTGTGCCGTGTGCGACGAGGCGGTGGCGCTGGTCGAGCGTGTGGCCTGCTCGTCCTGCGAGGTCACCGTGCACGACATGAAGGACATCAACGCTGCCAAACGGGCGAAGACACTGGGTATTCGATCGGTGCCCGCCGTCGTCATTGATGGGAAGCTCGCCGCCTGCTGTGAAGGACGTGGGATCGACGAGGCGATCCTGCGCGTTGCAGGTCTGGGTCGGTCCGCGTAA
- a CDS encoding DNA-binding protein, translated as MARGGLYKTEVQKARASLLAQGKHPSIDALRVALGNTGSKTTIHRYLKELEAEDGPRVGATVAISDALQDLVGRLAERLHEEAEVRITAAQERFTAERQTLTATIEQHRQETTALSTQLQRTDIALHDEKAAHEQAQQGLRDRALLVQQLEERVAGMTARLTEHETHIQSLEDKHQHARDALEHYRTAVKEQRDQEQRRHEHQVQGLQVELRQANDTITSKNHELLQLNRENARMTEHINQLDKEFRQFRTEHQKLQYAYDANLPLAKEHPTLQIRLAQAEQGQVQLQTQLAAAETQLTTERDHRREAEAQRAASQGRLDVLEETFAQLRTVSTSGAHEAEAVPRGNPA; from the coding sequence ATGGCGCGTGGCGGCTTGTACAAGACCGAGGTCCAGAAGGCGCGAGCCAGTCTGCTGGCGCAGGGAAAGCATCCTTCGATAGATGCGCTACGGGTGGCGTTGGGCAATACCGGCTCCAAGACCACCATCCACCGCTACCTGAAGGAGCTGGAAGCCGAGGACGGACCACGCGTCGGCGCGACGGTGGCGATCAGCGATGCCTTGCAGGATCTGGTTGGCCGGCTGGCTGAACGCCTGCACGAGGAGGCCGAAGTCCGGATCACCGCAGCACAGGAGCGTTTCACTGCCGAACGCCAAACACTAACGGCGACCATCGAGCAGCACCGTCAAGAGACCACGGCGCTCAGTACGCAGCTGCAGCGCACCGATATCGCTCTGCACGACGAAAAAGCTGCCCACGAGCAGGCCCAGCAGGGGCTTCGCGATCGCGCGTTGCTCGTCCAACAGCTGGAGGAGCGGGTCGCGGGCATGACCGCTCGATTGACTGAGCACGAAACGCACATTCAGTCGCTGGAGGACAAACACCAACATGCCCGCGATGCCTTGGAGCACTATCGGACGGCCGTCAAGGAACAGCGCGACCAAGAGCAGCGCCGGCACGAACACCAGGTGCAGGGACTGCAGGTCGAGCTGCGACAAGCCAACGACACCATCACGAGCAAGAATCACGAACTACTGCAGCTCAACCGCGAAAATGCTCGGATGACCGAGCATATCAATCAGCTCGACAAGGAGTTCCGCCAGTTCCGCACCGAGCATCAGAAACTGCAGTACGCCTACGACGCGAATCTGCCGCTGGCCAAGGAGCATCCGACCTTGCAGATCCGGTTGGCCCAGGCCGAACAAGGGCAGGTGCAACTGCAAACCCAGCTCGCGGCGGCCGAAACTCAACTGACTACCGAACGGGACCACCGGCGAGAGGCAGAGGCCCAGCGCGCCGCCAGCCAAGGTCGGCTGGACGTACTGGAAGAAACATTTGCTCAACTGCGCACCGTCAGTACCTCTGGCGCCCATGAGGCTGAAGCGGTACCTCGTGGGAATCCGGCGTGA
- the arsC gene encoding arsenate reductase (glutaredoxin) (This arsenate reductase requires both glutathione and glutaredoxin to convert arsenate to arsenite, after which the efflux transporter formed by ArsA and ArsB can extrude the arsenite from the cell, providing resistance.), translated as MSATIYHNPDCGTSRNTLALIRHAGIEPTVIEYLKSPPSREQLIKLIDEAMLKPREALREKGTPFAELGLGEAGITDDVILDAMLKHPILINRPFVVTALGARLCRPSEVVLDILPPITQPFTKEDGEVVVSQS; from the coding sequence ATGAGCGCCACGATCTATCACAACCCCGACTGCGGCACCTCGCGCAACACCTTGGCTCTGATCCGCCATGCCGGCATCGAGCCCACCGTGATCGAGTATCTCAAGTCGCCGCCGAGCCGCGAGCAACTGATCAAGCTCATTGACGAAGCCATGCTCAAGCCGCGTGAGGCCTTGCGTGAAAAGGGAACGCCCTTCGCCGAGCTGGGATTGGGCGAGGCCGGCATCACCGATGACGTCATCCTCGATGCCATGTTGAAGCATCCGATCCTGATCAACCGCCCCTTTGTGGTGACCGCTCTGGGCGCGCGGCTGTGTCGTCCCTCGGAAGTCGTGCTCGACATCCTTCCGCCGATCACGCAACCGTTTACCAAGGAGGACGGTGAGGTTGTGGTCAGCCAGTCGTAG
- a CDS encoding cytochrome c biogenesis CcdA family protein produces the protein MDIDSLRHAVAHAGPAAVMASFLAGLVFSFNPVAMAAIPVSLAYVTKARTSRQAFVFAGMFILGMIVIHVALGLVAGFGGLGVQKLLDRKWGVLMGPVLIVLGLMWPGWMRIPLPAFAFKVKRPNSSFGAFLLGIPFSIAICPICTPALAVLLGVVASLGSPWLGVLLLLAFALGRAVPLAVGAWSLGWLENLRFVSAYRRVFEIIGAMTLVAAGLYMLNAYFFWVPGLAS, from the coding sequence GTGGATATCGACTCACTTCGCCATGCCGTTGCACATGCCGGTCCGGCGGCCGTCATGGCCAGTTTTCTTGCCGGTCTGGTTTTCAGTTTCAATCCGGTGGCGATGGCTGCCATCCCGGTCTCGCTGGCCTATGTGACCAAAGCTCGCACGAGTCGGCAGGCGTTTGTCTTCGCTGGCATGTTCATTCTCGGCATGATCGTGATCCATGTTGCGCTCGGCCTCGTCGCCGGATTCGGCGGCCTGGGCGTGCAGAAGCTGTTGGATCGCAAGTGGGGCGTGCTGATGGGGCCTGTGCTCATCGTGCTCGGGTTGATGTGGCCGGGATGGATGCGCATTCCGCTGCCAGCGTTCGCCTTCAAAGTGAAGCGTCCGAACAGTTCCTTCGGCGCGTTCCTGCTGGGCATCCCTTTTTCCATCGCGATCTGTCCGATCTGCACGCCAGCGTTGGCCGTGCTGCTCGGTGTAGTCGCCAGCTTGGGTTCGCCTTGGCTTGGCGTATTGCTTTTGCTGGCATTCGCGTTGGGGCGCGCTGTACCGCTGGCGGTGGGTGCGTGGTCACTGGGATGGCTGGAGAATCTCCGTTTCGTCTCGGCCTACCGTCGGGTCTTCGAGATTATCGGTGCGATGACCCTCGTCGCTGCAGGGCTGTACATGCTCAATGCGTACTTTTTCTGGGTACCGGGATTGGCGAGCTGA
- a CDS encoding dihydrolipoyl dehydrogenase family protein, which translates to MATPYDLVVIGTGTAAMVAAMKTRAAGWHVAVIDCRPFGGTCALRGCDPKKTLIGGVEAIDHIRRMHGKGVAGNVTIDWPDLMAFKRSFTDPVPANHEQRYREKGIDTYHGRARFTGPNTIKVNDDLLNAKHVLIASGAEPIKLHIPGEEHLVTNEDFLALPALPRRIVLVGGGYIAAEFSHIAARAGAQVTILQHGARLLNGFDPDLVGWLMPAFGTLGVDVQLETTVTAIEKTAAGYRVRSTSHGETTTIDADLVVHAAGRAPALASLDLEAAGIANDHGRLILNEYLQSVSNPAVFAAGDAAQVGPPLTPVSSHDAHVVAANLLKGNHRQPDYRGVPSVVFTIPPMATVGLSEAKAREQGLKFKMKSQKASDWFTARQAAEPVYGYKVLVDEASDRILGAHLVGPHAEEVINLFALAIRHDLTAADLKGTIFAYPTGASDIGYIV; encoded by the coding sequence ATGGCCACGCCATACGATCTTGTGGTGATTGGGACCGGAACAGCCGCCATGGTGGCTGCGATGAAGACACGCGCCGCCGGCTGGCACGTTGCGGTCATTGATTGCCGTCCCTTCGGTGGCACCTGTGCGTTGCGTGGTTGTGATCCCAAAAAGACGCTCATCGGCGGTGTGGAGGCCATCGATCACATCCGTCGGATGCATGGCAAGGGCGTGGCCGGAAACGTCACGATCGATTGGCCCGACTTGATGGCGTTCAAGCGTAGCTTCACCGATCCTGTGCCAGCGAACCATGAGCAGCGCTATCGCGAAAAAGGCATCGATACCTACCATGGGCGAGCCCGTTTCACGGGGCCCAACACCATCAAGGTCAATGATGACCTCCTCAACGCCAAACACGTACTGATTGCCTCGGGTGCAGAACCCATCAAACTGCATATACCCGGCGAGGAGCATCTGGTCACCAACGAGGACTTCCTGGCGTTGCCGGCCCTACCACGACGCATCGTGCTCGTCGGGGGCGGCTACATCGCTGCCGAGTTCTCGCATATCGCTGCTCGCGCCGGTGCGCAAGTGACCATTCTTCAGCATGGCGCGCGCCTGTTGAATGGCTTTGACCCCGACCTCGTCGGCTGGCTCATGCCGGCGTTCGGCACCCTCGGCGTGGATGTCCAACTGGAGACCACGGTCACCGCGATCGAAAAAACAGCCGCCGGCTACCGCGTGCGTTCAACTTCCCATGGTGAGACAACAACGATCGATGCCGATCTCGTCGTCCACGCCGCCGGGCGAGCGCCTGCACTGGCGTCACTTGACCTCGAAGCGGCGGGAATCGCCAATGATCACGGCCGTCTGATTCTCAACGAGTACCTGCAGAGCGTTTCCAATCCTGCCGTTTTCGCGGCGGGGGACGCCGCCCAAGTAGGGCCGCCGTTGACGCCCGTGTCGAGCCACGACGCCCATGTGGTGGCCGCGAATCTCCTCAAAGGCAATCATCGGCAACCTGATTATCGAGGCGTGCCGAGCGTCGTCTTCACGATCCCGCCCATGGCGACCGTAGGGCTGAGCGAAGCCAAAGCCCGCGAACAAGGGCTGAAGTTCAAGATGAAATCGCAAAAGGCCTCAGACTGGTTCACGGCACGCCAAGCGGCCGAGCCCGTCTACGGATACAAGGTGTTGGTCGACGAGGCCAGCGATCGCATTTTGGGCGCCCATCTCGTGGGTCCGCATGCCGAAGAAGTCATCAATCTCTTCGCACTCGCGATCCGCCACGATCTCACCGCTGCGGACCTGAAGGGCACGATATTCGCCTACCCAACCGGCGCCTCCGACATTGGCTACATAGTCTGA
- a CDS encoding ArsR/SmtB family transcription factor, translating to MQTKQVLTILSALAQESRLAVYRLLIEHAPDGLAASVIAEKLGLPNATLSFHLKELSHAGLVTSQQSGRFIYYAPVIEAMNDLIGYLTDHCCSQSDGNCAVATTSCKPTVAATKPKRKFRAS from the coding sequence ATGCAGACCAAACAAGTCCTCACGATCCTTTCGGCGCTTGCTCAAGAGTCGCGGTTAGCGGTCTATCGGCTGCTGATAGAGCACGCGCCGGACGGTCTCGCCGCCAGTGTGATTGCTGAAAAGTTGGGTTTGCCCAACGCCACGCTTTCCTTTCATCTGAAGGAGCTGTCGCACGCCGGCCTCGTGACCAGCCAACAAAGTGGCCGTTTCATTTACTACGCGCCGGTGATCGAGGCGATGAACGATCTAATCGGCTACCTGACCGACCATTGCTGCAGTCAGTCCGACGGCAACTGCGCAGTCGCCACGACCTCATGCAAGCCAACGGTTGCCGCTACCAAACCAAAGCGTAAATTCCGGGCTTCATAG
- the arsH gene encoding arsenical resistance protein ArsH, producing the protein MTMLDLPHIAADVLDTPTLAKLALPADSSHPPRILILYGSLRPQSFSRKLALEAERILRQFGAETRVFDPHELPILDSVPANHPKVQELRALSLWSEGQVWVSPERHGSVTGVFKNQIDWLPLEDGSVRPTQGRTLAVMQVSGGSQSFNVVNALRVLGRWMRMVVIPNQSSVAKAWQEFDDTGRMKPSPFYDRVVDVMEELFKFTLMVRDRSDYLVDRYSERKGAAEAHALLVAAGAIEVAMPAPVVVESAKTSCCTSGAC; encoded by the coding sequence ATGACGATGCTGGATCTGCCCCACATTGCTGCCGATGTGCTGGATACCCCGACCTTGGCCAAACTGGCGTTGCCGGCGGACTCCAGCCACCCGCCGCGCATCCTGATCCTATACGGCTCGCTGCGACCTCAGTCGTTCAGCCGGAAGCTGGCCCTGGAAGCGGAGCGCATCCTGCGGCAGTTCGGCGCCGAGACGCGGGTGTTCGACCCGCACGAGCTGCCGATCCTGGACAGCGTGCCGGCCAATCATCCCAAGGTGCAGGAATTGCGTGCGCTGTCGCTGTGGTCCGAAGGCCAAGTCTGGGTCAGCCCGGAACGCCACGGCTCAGTGACCGGTGTCTTCAAGAATCAGATCGACTGGCTGCCGCTGGAAGACGGTAGCGTGCGCCCGACGCAGGGACGCACCCTCGCCGTGATGCAGGTCAGTGGCGGATCGCAATCCTTCAACGTCGTCAATGCATTGCGCGTACTCGGCCGCTGGATGCGCATGGTGGTCATCCCGAATCAATCGTCGGTCGCCAAAGCTTGGCAGGAATTCGACGACACCGGTCGGATGAAACCCTCCCCGTTCTACGATCGTGTTGTGGACGTCATGGAAGAGCTGTTCAAGTTCACCCTGATGGTGCGCGATCGCAGCGACTACCTGGTCGACCGCTACAGCGAGCGCAAGGGTGCGGCCGAGGCGCACGCCTTGTTGGTGGCCGCCGGCGCGATCGAAGTGGCTATGCCGGCTCCGGTTGTGGTGGAATCGGCCAAGACCAGCTGCTGTACCAGTGGAGCCTGCTGA
- a CDS encoding cysteine hydrolase family protein — protein MSDTPALLVIDVQQSFLHAPYWREDDVPVFRENLSKLIDAAAARGWPVVRILHEDGDAHFTAASGLVTPMAWVPAAHDVVFRKQVHNAFTGTSLEAWLRERGIGRVIVSGIRTEQCCETTARVASDLGFAVDYVTEATLTFPMIHAGSRSHYDAKDIKQRTELVLDGRFARIRTVDDVLADH, from the coding sequence ATGTCCGATACCCCCGCCTTGCTGGTCATCGACGTACAACAATCATTCCTGCATGCGCCGTACTGGCGCGAGGACGATGTGCCGGTGTTCCGCGAGAACCTGTCGAAGCTTATCGACGCGGCGGCCGCGCGTGGCTGGCCGGTCGTGCGCATCCTGCACGAGGACGGCGATGCGCATTTCACCGCGGCATCGGGACTGGTGACGCCGATGGCGTGGGTGCCGGCCGCGCACGACGTGGTGTTTCGCAAGCAGGTGCACAACGCGTTTACCGGCACCAGCCTGGAGGCGTGGCTGCGCGAGCGCGGCATCGGGCGGGTGATCGTCAGCGGCATCCGCACCGAGCAGTGCTGCGAGACCACCGCGCGGGTGGCTTCCGATCTCGGCTTTGCCGTGGACTATGTGACCGAGGCGACGCTGACGTTTCCGATGATCCACGCCGGCAGCAGAAGCCATTACGATGCGAAGGACATCAAGCAGCGCACGGAACTGGTTCTGGATGGACGCTTTGCCCGCATCCGCACCGTCGATGACGTCCTCGCCGATCACTGA
- a CDS encoding MFS transporter, which yields MLTTTDERERLLKALALATFIIFFQAYMVAPIIPVLSASFGTSVQTVGLIVPAYLIPYGLATLAFGLLADRVGIQRLMLTSLVIFAVLTAITAAAQSIGQLTLGRILTGLGASGVVPLALVLISSLFPYEQRGRPLGWLFGAMAGGMAFGSTFGAVLEPIIGWRGLFLLVSLAAVGVLLVLLPHRALIASTKKPVPGTLRELFRGYRNLLGTPRGQRTYGYVFVNSIFHSGVFTWLGVYFEQRYGLGPVGIGVALLGYGVPGFLFGPLIGRAADRWGRARLLPIGLGLGALGAAALILNGPLIFAILAVTVLSLGYDMTQPLFAGIVTVLGGKRPGQAMGLNVFALFAGFGLGSLLFGEALRLGFGVALSVFVAVQALATALSIRWFRSEIPLSSAPEEANTKAEGIH from the coding sequence ATGCTGACCACAACCGATGAACGCGAACGCCTGCTCAAGGCGCTCGCGTTGGCGACCTTTATCATCTTTTTTCAGGCTTACATGGTGGCGCCGATCATTCCGGTGCTATCGGCGAGCTTTGGAACATCCGTCCAAACGGTGGGTTTGATTGTTCCGGCGTACCTGATCCCCTACGGTTTGGCGACGCTGGCTTTCGGCCTCCTTGCCGATCGTGTCGGCATTCAGCGCCTCATGTTGACCTCACTTGTCATCTTTGCGGTGCTCACAGCAATCACGGCGGCAGCGCAATCGATCGGGCAGTTGACGCTGGGGCGGATACTGACCGGTCTGGGTGCCAGTGGCGTCGTGCCACTCGCCTTGGTACTCATCAGCAGCCTGTTTCCGTACGAGCAGCGCGGACGCCCGCTCGGCTGGCTGTTTGGGGCGATGGCCGGCGGCATGGCTTTCGGCTCGACCTTCGGTGCCGTGCTGGAACCAATCATCGGTTGGCGTGGCCTCTTTCTTCTGGTCTCTTTAGCAGCCGTCGGTGTGCTTCTGGTGCTCTTGCCGCACCGCGCGCTCATTGCGTCGACGAAAAAACCTGTTCCCGGAACGCTGCGAGAGCTATTTCGGGGATATCGCAATCTCCTCGGCACACCGCGAGGACAGCGAACCTATGGCTATGTCTTCGTCAATTCGATATTTCACTCGGGCGTCTTCACGTGGCTCGGCGTCTATTTCGAGCAGCGTTACGGCCTCGGCCCAGTAGGGATTGGCGTGGCGCTGCTCGGTTATGGGGTTCCCGGCTTCCTGTTTGGTCCACTGATTGGGAGGGCCGCCGATCGCTGGGGGCGCGCCCGACTTTTACCCATCGGACTGGGACTCGGCGCACTGGGCGCCGCTGCCCTGATTTTGAATGGCCCCCTGATCTTCGCGATTCTGGCCGTGACCGTCCTTTCTCTGGGCTACGACATGACACAGCCGCTCTTCGCGGGCATCGTCACCGTGCTCGGAGGAAAGCGCCCAGGACAGGCGATGGGCTTGAACGTCTTCGCCCTGTTCGCCGGATTCGGTCTAGGGAGCCTTCTGTTTGGGGAAGCACTTCGATTGGGGTTCGGGGTGGCGCTTAGTGTCTTCGTTGCTGTTCAAGCGCTGGCAACCGCACTGTCCATCAGGTGGTTCCGCTCCGAGATTCCGCTCAGTAGCGCGCCGGAAGAGGCCAACACGAAGGCGGAGGGCATACACTGA